The Thermotoga caldifontis AZM44c09 genomic interval CACTTTCAACGATGTGGCCGGTGTGGACGAAGCGGTGGAAGAACTGAGAGAAACGGTGCTGTTTTTGAAAGATCCAGGCCGGTTCGCACGCATAGGTGCACGGATGCCGAAAGGGATACTCCTTGTGGGTCCTCCCGGTACCGGCAAAACTCTGCTCGCGAGGGCCGTCGCCGGGGAAGCGAACGTGCCGTTCTTCCACATAAGTGGTTCTGATTTCGTCGAGCTGTTCGTTGGTGTGGGTGCGGCACGCGTCAGGGATCTGTTCGCGCAGGCCAAGGCGAACGCACCCTGTATCGTGTTCATAGACGAGATCGACGCGGTTGGAAGGCACAGGGGAGCAGGACTTGGAGGCGGACACGACGAGCGCGAGCAGACGCTGAACCAGCTTTTAGTGGAGATGGATGGGTTCGATGTCAACCAGGGCATCGTGGTGATGGCGGCAACGAACAGACCCGATATTTTGGATCCTGCGTTGCTCAGGCCTGGCAGGTTCGATAAGAAAGTGGTCCTGGATGTGCCAGATGTGAAAGGGAGAGAGGCGATCCTCAGGATACACACCAGGAACAAACCCATCGCCGAGGACGTGGATCTGAAGGTTCTGGCACAGCGCACCACTGGATTCGTCGGAGCGGACCTGGAGAATCTGGTGAACGAGGCGGCTTTGCTCGCCGCGAGGGCTGGTAGGGACAAAATAACGATGGCCGACTTCGAGGAGGCGATCGACAGGGTCATAGCTGGGCCTGCGAGGAAGTCCCGAGTGATCAGCCCGAGGGAGAAGAGGATCGTGGCCTACCACGAGGTCGGGCACGCCATCGTTTCTACTCTTCTACCGAACGCCGACCCTGTTCACAGAATCTCCATAATACCTCGAGGTTACCGCGCGCTCGGTTACACGCTGCAGTTGCCAGCCGAAGATAGGTACATCGTTACGAAGAACGAACTCCTCGACCAGATAACGGCCCTCCTCGGTGGACGCGCCGCGGAGGAAATCGTCTTCGGTGAGATCTCTACGGGTGCCGCGTCGGACATTGAGAGAGCCACTGAACTTGCGCGAAAGATGGTCTGCCAGCTTGGGATGAGCGAACGGTTGGGACCACTCGTGTGGGGTAAGACTGAGCAGGAGATCTTCCTCGGCAAAGAGCTCACGAGGCTCAGGAACTACAGTGAAGAAGTTGCAAGCGAAATAGACGAAGAAGTCAAACGGATCGTGACCGAATGCTACGAGAGGGCGAAGCGGTTACTGTTGGAACACAGGAGACAGCTCGACGAGCTGGCCGAACTTTTGCTCGAAAGGGAAGTCATAGAAGGTGAAGAACTGAGGAAAGTCTTGAAGAAAGAATTGGGCGGGGAAGTGGTGAACGGTGAAAAACTTGGAACAGTTGCTCGGGACGAACAGAACAGTTGAGCTCACCATAGACGAAGCCCTGGCTTGGCGCGAGGACCGAGAGATGGAATTGCTCGAGCTCGCCAGCACGTCTGGACTCTGCGCCCAGATCTTCCACATCGGCTACGATTTGATACAACCGTTTCTGGATGAGACTGAAGTCTCGGTTGTGATCGAAGCGAACGTCAGGCATCTGGCTCCAGTGAAGGTTGGACAGACCGTCGCGGTGGGAGTAAAAATCATCGGAATAGCTGAGAACAAGATCAAACTCCGTGGGGTCGTGATGAAGGGTGAAACGAAGATTCTCGAGATCGAATTCGTGAGGGCAGTTGTATCGAGGAACTATCTCAGGAGGGCTGCCCTTGAGAAGACCACGTGATTCGAAGGATTTGAAGGAACAGAGCATCGTTGCACACCTCAGAGCCGGTGAGAAATATATTGAAGAGGTCAACATGAAGGGCGACGTGATGGTCGCCCTTATTTATCCAAACACGTACGACCTTGCAGTTTCCAGCCTCGGGTTCAACCTCGCGTGGAAACGCCTCAACCAAGTCAGACGGCTTCGCTGCGAGCGGTTCGTTTACGACGAGAGTTTCGAAAGGTTCTACTCGCTCGACAGTCAAACGCCATTGGACCAGTTCAAGGTCTGGGCATTCTCGCTTCACTTCGAGAACGATGTTCTCAACGTTGTAAAACTCCTCCTGAAGAAAGCTGTACCGCTGAAAAATCTGGATCGATCCGATCTGCATCCCGTTGTTCTGTTTGGAGGAGCACTCACGTACGTCGATTTGCCCCTGATCCGCAAGATCGCCGATGTGATACTCCATGGCGACATCGAACCGATGCTGCCCCACCTCGAAGAAGCGTTCCAGAGCACCGACAGGTCATCACTTCTACACGCCTTCGCGAAACTTCCTTTTGCCAGCGTGCCGGCACTGGGTAAAGGGTACGAGGGAATCTCCCAGTGCCATGGACTCGACCTCCATGTCCCTGTTTCTCCGCTGATCTCTTCACGCGGTGACTTCGCGGGTAGACTTCTGGTTGAGATAGAGAGGGGCTGCATTCACAGATGTGCCTACTGCATGATGGGCAAATTGAAGAAGCCCGCCAGGTTCTTGAGCTTGGAAAAGGTATCTGACGTTTTGCGCAGACACAATTCTGTGGGGCTGATCGCCTCGAACGTGACCGATTATCCCTGGCTGGGAGAACTCATCGATCTGCTCGAACGTTCCAGCGTATCGGTTTCCGTTTCGTCGCTCAGACTGGACCGACTGAGCGAGAGGTTCTTGAATTTTTTGAGAAGGCACCAGAACAGCTTCACCGTCGCTCTGGAAAGTGCGAGTGAGAGGTTGAGGAACGTTCTGAAGAAAGACCTGTCTGATGCACAGATCGAAAAGGCCCTGCTCATGGCAAGGAAGGCTGGTTTCGAAGAGATCAAGGTCTATTTCATGTTCGGTTTCGACGAGGAAACCGACCACGATCTGAGAGCGATCGGCGATGTGGCCAGACACATTCTTGAACTTGGATTCAGAACGGTCAAGTTCTCAATAAATCCGTTCGTACCCAAACGCGGCACCGAGATGGGGGAACGCCAGATGCAGGATGAAAGAACTTTGAAAGAAAAGATGAAGATCATCTCCTCATCGTTACCCAAAGACGTGAAAGCCACGTTCGAGAGTCTGAAGCAGAGCAAGATCCAGTACATCATAAACAGCATGGGTGAAGACTGCGCCGAGGAGTTCTTAACACGCGTTCAGCAGTTCAGCGAGGGCAAAATCGACAAAATCGTGTTCGAAGTGGCAACTTTTTGAATTTGTTCAGGCGTATAATCCAATGTGAAAACCGATTCACCAGACAGGGGGAAGAACGTTGAGGAGAGATCCGAAACGCTCGGATGGGAAGAAAACCTTCTCCGACTTGCTCGGCTCGGCCTTGGAACTTTTCGCAGTGCACGGTTATCACGCCGTCTCTGTTCCCATGATTTCTAAGAAGGCAGGTGTGAAGCCTCCAACCTTCTACCAGTATTTCAACAGCAAAGAGAGCATTCACGAAAGGTTGATCCAGGAAGCGTTCAACCTCTTTGTGGGCAGCATGAGTACCATCAACGATGAAAATCCCAGATCACTCGTTGAAACTTTCATAAGGGCGTACGCCGCGTTCTTTTCAAACCACTTTCAGCATTTCCGCATCCTCCACGAAGCCGTCTATCTGAAGAGGAACCTCAAAAGAAAACTCGATCAAGTTCTGAGGACCAGAGTTGTGGAAAAACTCCTGCCGAACATCGAAGAGAAAGAAAAAAGGGTGGCCACTTGGTTCGTCACAGGTCCGATCAGATTCGCGTGCATATTCAGATCTCTTGTGGGAGAGCGGACGATCGAAGAAACGATGGTGGAAGACTTCGTTGAGCTCATCACCAGCGGCATCGATCCGGACGATCACGTTTTAGACAGCCGTGTTTTCAATGTGGATGTGAAACCTCTCACCGTTGAAACCAGTTCAACCAAAGCACGCTTGCTTCAGGCTGCCGAAAGGCTCTTCGGAAAGTACGGATATCGGAACACGATGGTGAGTGACATCACAAAATTGGCGAACGTTGCGGCTGGCACTTTCTACGTGTACTTTCAGAGTAAGGAATCCATACTCGAAGAGCTCGTGATGTCCACGAACAGGAACCTGAGGCTCACCATCGCGAGTGCGATAAAAGGTTTCACCGACAGGCGTGACGCCGAGATAGCGGGTTACAACGCGTTCCTGAAGTTCTTCCTGAACCATCCCAGCATGTATTCGGTTGTCAGGCAGGCTGAGTTTTTCAACTCCAGCATCTCGCGGATGTACTACGAGAAAATCTTCAACAGTTACCTTTCACCCCTGAACAAGGCGATCGAACTGAACATGATCAGACCCCTCAGAGCCACAAATCTTGCGGTTGCGCTCATGGGCATTGGCCATTTCATGGGAGAAGACCTCGTCGTCTACAGCAAGACGTCCCCGTCCCAGATCAACGATTATCTCTTCCTCCTCGCGCGCTACCTCTTCAAGGGCTTAGGGTCAGAGAAAGCGAGAACGAGCAACAGCGTGCAATAAAGAGTGCAAGAAAGATACACGCACACAGTTTCCTCTCACGCTCGGTAAACTTCAAGCTGTGACGTTTAACACTCTATTTCAGATATTGCGTTTAGATTTCCAAAGGTGTTATGATATGTGGTGAATCATGTATCAGATTGACTGCTGGTTCACCTTACAGGAGGGAAAACATGCAGGATCACGTGGGTATAGCCGGGATGGGAACGTACCTTCCGAAACGGTATTTGAGTGCGAAAGAACTGGCTTCCTTGATCGGTATAGACGAAAAAGTTATCGTAGAAAAGTTCGGAATCAAAGGCAAGTATGTTCCAGCGGAGGATGACACTACGAGCCATATGGGCATCATGGCCGCAAGGGAGGCGATCAAAAACGCGCGAATCGATCCGGAGGAAATCGATGTTGTTATCTGGAACGGCGCGCAGCACAAAGATTATCCGTGCTGGCTCGCCTGTACTAAGGTTGCCCATGAAATCGGTGCGAAGCGCGCCTGGGCTTTCGACATGGAAGCGATGTGCGGTTCGATGATTGTGGGACTTCAAGTGGCGAGGTCCATCATGCTGAGTGAGAGGAACGTGAACACGGTTTTGCTGGTGAGCGGTTATCGAAACGTCGATCTGGTGAATCATTCGTACAAACCAACCTCCTTCATGTTCGACATAGGTGCCAGCGGAGCGGCCGTGGTCCTCAGGAAGAATCTGGGTCAGAACGTCCTTCTGGGCGTCTCGAGCATCGTTGACGGATCTTTCGCGGAAGACTGTATCGTACCGGTCGGAGGCACCAAAAAGTGGCCGATGAAGCCTGAAGATCTCGACGAGTATTATTTTCATCTCGTGGATCCTGAATCATTCAAAGAGAGATTGAACAGCGTCACGTTGAAAAACTTCTATTCGGTAATAGACGACGCTCTGATGAAGAGCGGCTTTTCCCGCAAAGACATATCGTACCTCGCCATACTCCATTTCAAGAGATCGGCACACCTCGAGGTGCTGGCTGAACTCGGTCTGAGGGAGGATCAGTCTTTCTACCTCGAAGATTACGGTCACATGGGACAGAACGATCAGATCTTTTCGTTGCAGGAAGGTTTGAAACGCGGAAGGATCAAAGATGGAGACGTGATCGTCCTGGTGGGAGCGGGCGTGGGCTGGACGTGGAACGCGGCGGTGCTGAGATGGGGAAAGATGAGGCAGCCCATCATGTGGTGAGGGGGAACGAACATGGACTGGCGAGAAGTTTACAGGAGGAAACTGGTCGACATCGACAGAGTGCTGGACCTCGTTCGGAGCAATCAGACGATAGTCGTCGGAATGACACCGATGGAACCCAAAGTCTTTCTGCGAAACCTTCACAGGGTCGCAGACAGGGTTGAGAACGTAACTGTGTTCACCTGTCTCAACATGGAGGAATATCCATTCTACATGAGTGAGAGATACAGCAAAAGTTTTCAGAACGCATCCTGGTACTTCGGTGCCTCGAACAGACTGGCTGTGAAGAACAACTACGGAACGGTCAGCTACGTTCCGAACAACCTCCATCAGGCAGCAACGAACCTTCTGGACAGCAGGGATGTCGATCTCTTCGTGGGCGTCGCTTCGCCCATGGACAAAAACGGTTTTCTCACACTGTCAGCATCGGTTGTCTACGAAAAGGATGTGATGGAGAAGGCTAAAAAGGTAGTGCTCGAGGTCAACAGTAAGGCACCGAGAACACATGGAGATACCCAGGTTCACATCAGCGAGGTAGACTACGTGATCGAAGTCGATTACGACTTGCCGGAGGCTGAACTCGTTGAGCCAACGGACATTGAATCGAAGATTGCGCATCATGTCAGTGAATTGATCGAAGATGGTTCCACTATCCAGATAGGCATCGGCGGGATACCAAACGCCGTTGCCAAATTGCTTTCCAGCAAAAGGGATCTTGGTGTTCACACGGAGATGTTCACCGAGTCCATGATAGACCTCTTCGAAATGGGGGTGATAACGAACAGAAAGAAGAGTTTGTGGAAAGGCAAGTTCGTCTGTGCGTTCGCTTTCGGCACGAAGAGGCTCTACAACTTCGTGGACGACAATCCTTCGGTGATGTTCCTGCGTGGAAGGTACGTGAACGATCCGTACGTGATCGCACAGAACGAAAAGATGGTGAGCATCAACACGGCGCTCATGGTGGATCTGACAGGAAACGTCTGCTCCGAAGCTTTAGGCACACAGCACTACAGCGGGACCGGCGGACAGCTCGATACCCACAGAGGAGCGGTGAAGAGTAAAAACGGTAAAGGTATCATCGCTTTGAGATCGACCGCGAAGAACGGCAGCGTTTCAACGATCGTGCCGCTCTTGCCGCAGGGTTCTCCCATCACCGTTCCCAGGCAAGAGCTGGACTACGTTGTCACCGAATGGGGCATCGCGCACGTCAGGGGAAAAACCGTGAGGGAAAGAACCTTAGAACTCATCTCCATCGCTCATCCAGATTTCAGGGAAATGCTGCGGTTCGAAGCCAAAAAACTGGGTTTAATCTGATCGAAGGGGTGATATTATGAAAAAGATCGTGGTCTCACTGCTGATCCTCTTCGCAGTCTTGAGTTTTGCACGAACCATCAAAATCGGTGCCGTTCTGCCGCTATCCGACATAACGGGAAGGCAAGCCGCGAACGCTATGAAGCTGGCGGTGAAAGAAGTCAACGAGGCAGGCGGTGTGCTCGGCATGCAACTGGAACTGTTCATCGTCGACGATGAGATGAAGCCAGAGAAGGGAGCTGCTGCGATCGACAGGCTCGCCACGGTAGAAAAAGTCGATTTCTTCGTCGGAGGCATGTCCAGCAGCGTGCATCTCGCGCAGATACCCATACTGAAAAAGTACCAGAAGATAACAGTTTGGATAGGTGCCGCGTCCTACAGGTGCGAGGAAGCGATAGGGCCAGACGCAGATTGGTACTTTCATCTGCATCCATGGGATTATCTGCAGGGTGAAAGCTACGCGCACGGCTGGCGGGCGATCACAGAAAAGTATCCTCAAGTGAAGATCGAAAAGATCTTCCTGGCTTACGAAGAAGGCGCCTTCGGAACGAGCTCGTTCAAATCGTACCAGGACGAGTTCGAACTCGCGAAGAAGGGAACGGGAGTTTGGACCGGCTTGATGAAGGACCTCAAGGGTGCTTCCTTCAAGAGTGCGGCGCTCGGAGGAGGAGACTACAGGGCGGTCCTTCTTCAGGCGAAACAGTACAATCCTGACCTGTTCATCTGGGCCGGTTACGATGCCGACGCGATACCCATTCTCGTTCAGGCCAAAGAGATAGGTTTCGCGCCAAAACTGTTCGTCGGAGCGCCTCCGGGATGGCCGGCAGATTTTGGTAAGAACCCGCTCTCTCACGGTGTCATTCTGTACGGCATGTGGGCACCGGCTTTGAAAGATGTCAGTCCTGTCGCAAAACACTTCTGGGATGCGTACGTCAAGGAGTTCAACGAAGAACCGGCAACGTACTTCGCCCCGCTCGGATACACCAACATAATGTTCCTCGTCGAGGGCATCAAGAAAGCTGGTTCGCTCGACAGAGAAGCCATCATCAAAGCATTGAGGGAGATCGAGTACGATTCGCCGGTTGGAGGAGTCCTCAAGATCTCACCGAGCAGGATCATCAAGAACCAAGGTTTCAGGGCCCAGAAGATCTTGCAGTGGCAGAACGGCGTACAGCACGTGATCTGGCCTTTCGAGTATCAGACGGCGGAATTGATCTATCCTTTCCCTGGCTGGGAAGGTAGATAATTCGTATGGCTGGGCCCCGTGCCCAGCCGTTATCGAGTTCGAAAGAGGTGGAAGGGTGTGGACAAGAAAACGATCGGCTACATAGTTTTAGTTGTTGTGCTTCTCCTCGTTGCGTTGTTGAGACCGTACGCTTTTTTCTACGGCTTGCAGAGGGGCAGTCTCTACGGTTTGGTCGCTTTACCCCTGGCGCTCATACTCGGCATCGTTGGGCTCTTGAACTTAGCCCATGGTGAATTTTTGACGCTGTCACTTTACCTCACTTACGTTCTTTTCGACAAGTTTGGAGTGGACCCAGCTGCTTCTTCTCTGTTAACGTTTCCCATCCTCTTTGCTTTCGGGCTGCTCGTGTACAAACTTGTCATAGAGAGGTCTTTGAAATTCCACCATCTCAACCTTCTGCTCTTAACGTTCGGCGTCTCCATAGTCATGGTCGAATCGTTCAACATCCTGTGGACCTCCAGACCCAGGAACATATACACACCTTACGCGACGACATCGATCAGAGTTTTTGGCATCCACGTGGGCGCGTACGAGTTCGTATACACACTCTTGGCGTTCCTCGTGCTGGTAGGATTGCTCGTTTTCTTGAAGAAGACACGGTTGGGTCAGGCAGCTTACGCTGTTGGACAGAACCCGAAAGGTGCAGCCCTGGTGGGTATCAACGTTAAACTGGTGTACGCGTTCGTGTTCGGTCTTTCGGCGGCACTGGTGGCACTCGCAGGATCATTCCTGTCTGTGAGGAGTTCCATCTTCCCGCACGTCGGGGGACCATTCACGATGAAATCTTTCAGCTTGACGGCGATGGCGGGCCTGGGGAATCTCTTCGGTATAGTGCTTGCCGGTATTGTGCTCGCGATCGCTGAGGAAGTCGTGAAATCCATACCGGGTTACGCGGGCTGGGCAGACCTGGTGTTCTTCGCTGTGCTAATAATCGCGATCGTCGTAAGGGCTTTTGGGAGGAGAGAAGGATGAGAATGAGATACATCTTTATACCGGCGATATGCGTGCTGTGCTTTGTGCTGCCCTTTTTCATCGACGCCTATCTCGTGCACGTGCTCACCTCGATCATGATCTTCCTATCCTTGGCGTTGAGCTGGGACATGATGCTGCGCACGGGCCAGCTTTCTTTTGGAATAGCCGGTTTCTTTGGCCTTGGTGCCTACGCTTCGATCATAGCTGTTGACGATTTTTCCGTTCATCCGATGCTGAGCATCCTTGTTGCCGCAGTCTTTGCAGCCCTCGTGGCCTTCGCCCTCGGATGGATAGTACTGAGGCTCAGGGAGATCTACTTCGCCATAACGACACTCGCGCTTTCGAGCGTTTTCATGATCTTTGCGAGGAACCTGAGCGATCTCACCGGTGGTTCTGCGGGAAAGGTACTATACGAATCGATTTTTGGTGGAGATCCCATCAGAACTTACTGGCTCGTCCTTTCGGTGACACTCGCAGTGATCCTGCTATCGGAAATTTTTCAGAGAAGCAGGATTCGCTTCGCGATCAACTCCATAAGGGACGATGAAATCTCGGCGAAGTGTTCTGGTGTGAACATTTTCAAATATCTCCTGTTCGCCTTCGTGCTCACATCGGCCATTCAGGGTGCGGTTGGTGCACTTTACGCTCAACAGTACGCGTTCGTGGAACCAGAAAGCACTTTCTCCGCGAACTTTCTGTTGCTCCCGATGTCGATGGCGCTGGTTGGTGGTATCTATTCGACCATCGGCCCAATCATAGGTGCCCTCGCCCTCGGGCTGGCCTCAGAATACCTCAAGTTGCTCATGCCCTACGGGCATTTGATCATCTACGGTTTGATCCTCATCGTGACGATACTGTTTTTACCGAGAGGCGTCTACGGAACCATCACCGACAGAATGGTGAAGAAAAGGTAGGAGGTCCGATGCCGTGCTTTTGAGAACGCAGCGATTGACAAAGAGTTTCGGAGGTTTAGTGGCTGTCAAGCAGGTAGATCTTCAGATCGAATCGGGTGAGATACTGGGCATCATAGGCCCAAACGGGGCAGGCAAAACCACGCTGACAAATCTCATATCGGGTGTCTTCTATCCGAACGAGGGGCGTATCTATTTCGAAGAGAAGGACATCACCTTCATACCAGCCCACCTGCGGGCACGCATGGGCATAGCGAGAACCTTTCAGCTCGTGCGGCCGTTGAGGGATTTCACCGCTTTCGAAAACGTTATGGTTTCCTGCTTGTTTGCGAAAGGCGATTCTTTGCGGCAGGCGCGTGAGTCAGCGAGGAAGATATGTGACATGGTGGGTCTTGAAAATCCCGATAGACGTCTGGACAGGCTCACTGTGTTCGAGCTGAAAAAACTTGAAATTGCGAGGGCGCTCGGTTGTCAACCCAAGTTATTGATTCTCGACGAGGTCATGGCTGGCCTAAACTTCGAAGAGATGCAGAGTGTGGTAGCTCTGGTGAAATCTCTGAGGGAGAGACAGATAACGATCTGTGTGATCGAACACGTGATGAGCGTGATAAGTCAGCTCACGGATCGGGTGGTGGTCCTCGACAGAGGCGAGGTCATCGCTGAGGGTCCCTACGAGAAAGTGGCTCACGATCCAAAAGTCATCAGCGCCTATCTCGGGGAGGAAGCGTGATGTTGAAGATAGAAGGTCTGAACGCCGCTTACGGGAGGATACGGGTTCTCTGGGACGTTTTTCTCGAGGTGAACGAAAAGGAGGCTGTTGGACTGTTCGGTCCCAACGGGGCCGGTAAAACTACCCTCGTGAACTGTGTTGTTGGACTTCTGAGGCCGATGTCCGGGAGGATCATCTTTCAGGGAAGGGATATAACTGGCATGGAAACGCACGAAATCGTCAAACTTGGAATCTCTCTGGTACCGCAGGAGCGTGAACTTTTTCCCGGAATGACGGTTGAGGAAAATCTGAGGGCTGGGGCGAACTACATTCCGCATGCGCGTGCGAGGATGAACGAAGCCTTCGATCTGGTGTTCACACTGTTTCCGATCTTGAAGGAGAGGTCCAGACAGAAAGTTGGCACGATGAGTGGTGGACAACAGAGAATGGTTGCCGTTGCGAGGGCTTTGATGTCATTTCCAAAGCTGTTGATACTCGACGAACCTTCCGTTGGTCTACAGCCTTCCATCGTGTCGGAACTGTTTTCGAAATTGCGTGAGATAAAAGATTATGGGGTTTCGATCCTTCTCATAGAACAGAACGTCAAACAGGGTTTAAAGGTTGTTGAGAGAGGCTACGTTCTTGAAAACGGTAGAATAGTGTTGCAGGACTCTTCTGTCAATTTGATGAATCACGGTCATGTTAAGAAAGCCTATCTCGGTCTGTAGAAAGGAGTGGTATGAATGAGGCTGGAAGGGAAAGTGTGCATCATCACGGGTGCGGCGAGCGGGATTGGCAGAGCGGCAAGCTTGCTGTTCGCCAAAGAGGGAGCAACTGTCTGCGCGTGTGACGTGTCCGAACAGGCGTTGAACAAACTCGTCGAGGATGCGAAAGGTCTTCCCGGTTCCATCGATCCCTACGTGCTCGACGTGACGAACAGGGAGCAGGTCTTCAAAACCGTGGAGCAGATCGCGACGAAGTACGGGAAGATCGATGTTCTCGTGAACAACGCGGGAATAACCAGAGACGCTCTGCTCGTCAAGATGACCGAAGAAGAATGGGACGCGGTGATCAACGTCAATCTGAAAGGCGTTTTCAACATGACACAGGCGGTCGCACCGTACATGATCAAGGCTCAGAAAGGTTCGATCATCAACACTTCTTCCGTCGTGGGCATCTATGGAAACATCGGTCAGACCAACTACGCTGCTACAAAGGGTGGAGTCATAGCCATGACGAAGACATGGGCGAAGGAGCTCGCGCGCAAAGGCGCGCAGATAAGGGTGAACGCGGTCGCACCTGGATTCATAAGAACGCCCATGACAGAGAAGGTTCCCGAAAAGGTCATCGAAGCCGTGCTGAGCAGAACTCCGCTGGGGCGCATGGGTGAACCCGAAGAAGTGGCGTACGTCTATCTGTTCCTGGCGAGCGATGAATCGTCCTTCGTCACGGGTCAGGTGATAGGTGTCGACGGGGGTCTAACGTTCTGAAAACTCTCTCGAGGGGGGATGTGCGGTGAAGAAGGCGCTCGTTGCGTTAATGTTGCTGACCGCGCTCTTTGTCTTCGCAGAAGTGGGTGTCTATCCAGACAAGATCGTCGTTGGAACGTTCCAGGCTCTCTCCGGACCGTACGCCGTGATAGGTCAGGAGATGTCCAAGGGCTTGCTCGCCTACTTCAACTGGGTCAACAAGAACGGCGGAGTTTACGGCAGGAAGATCGAACTCATCATAGCGGACGATCAGCTCAATCCGACCAAGACCGTCGTTGAGGTCAAGAGGCTCGTCGAGTCTGACAAAGTCTTCGCGATCGTTGGAGGTCTCGGCACCTACGGCTGTCTCGCCGTCATGGACTATCTGGAACAGAACAAGGTACCATTCGTCTACCAGGGTGCCGGTACGAGTTTGCTGGTGGTCCCACCGAAGAGGTACATCTTTGGAGTTCAGCCGGACTACACGCTCGAAGGGCAATTGATCGCGAAGTTCCTCGTCGAGAACCTGAAAAAGAAGAAGATCGGAGTAATCTACATGGCCAACGACGTGGGTAAAGAAGGTCTGGCCGCGGTGAAGATGAGGCTTGAAAAGTACGGTATGAAGCCCGCCTTAGAAATCGCTTACAACCCACTTGAAACCGACTACAGTGCCTTGGCGATAGACGTTCTGAACGTTTCACCCGATGCCATCGTGATATACGGTTTCATCACAGACACCGTCAGGTGGATCAAAACACTCAGAGATTATGGAATAGGCGCCGACATCGTCACAACCTACGCCAACGCCGATCCGAGTTTCATAAACCTTGCCGGTAAGTACGCCGAAGGTGTGTACCTGACCGGATGGGTCCCGCTGCCGACGCCGGACCGACCGGAGTTCGTCAGGGACTATCAGAGGGCGGTCGCGATATTCCAAGAGAGCTATCCGAACCAGATCATGTCTTCTTATGCGGTTGCTGGTTTCAT includes:
- a CDS encoding ABC transporter substrate-binding protein, with product MKKIVVSLLILFAVLSFARTIKIGAVLPLSDITGRQAANAMKLAVKEVNEAGGVLGMQLELFIVDDEMKPEKGAAAIDRLATVEKVDFFVGGMSSSVHLAQIPILKKYQKITVWIGAASYRCEEAIGPDADWYFHLHPWDYLQGESYAHGWRAITEKYPQVKIEKIFLAYEEGAFGTSSFKSYQDEFELAKKGTGVWTGLMKDLKGASFKSAALGGGDYRAVLLQAKQYNPDLFIWAGYDADAIPILVQAKEIGFAPKLFVGAPPGWPADFGKNPLSHGVILYGMWAPALKDVSPVAKHFWDAYVKEFNEEPATYFAPLGYTNIMFLVEGIKKAGSLDREAIIKALREIEYDSPVGGVLKISPSRIIKNQGFRAQKILQWQNGVQHVIWPFEYQTAELIYPFPGWEGR
- a CDS encoding branched-chain amino acid ABC transporter permease, with protein sequence MDKKTIGYIVLVVVLLLVALLRPYAFFYGLQRGSLYGLVALPLALILGIVGLLNLAHGEFLTLSLYLTYVLFDKFGVDPAASSLLTFPILFAFGLLVYKLVIERSLKFHHLNLLLLTFGVSIVMVESFNILWTSRPRNIYTPYATTSIRVFGIHVGAYEFVYTLLAFLVLVGLLVFLKKTRLGQAAYAVGQNPKGAALVGINVKLVYAFVFGLSAALVALAGSFLSVRSSIFPHVGGPFTMKSFSLTAMAGLGNLFGIVLAGIVLAIAEEVVKSIPGYAGWADLVFFAVLIIAIVVRAFGRREG
- a CDS encoding branched-chain amino acid ABC transporter permease, with product MRMRYIFIPAICVLCFVLPFFIDAYLVHVLTSIMIFLSLALSWDMMLRTGQLSFGIAGFFGLGAYASIIAVDDFSVHPMLSILVAAVFAALVAFALGWIVLRLREIYFAITTLALSSVFMIFARNLSDLTGGSAGKVLYESIFGGDPIRTYWLVLSVTLAVILLSEIFQRSRIRFAINSIRDDEISAKCSGVNIFKYLLFAFVLTSAIQGAVGALYAQQYAFVEPESTFSANFLLLPMSMALVGGIYSTIGPIIGALALGLASEYLKLLMPYGHLIIYGLILIVTILFLPRGVYGTITDRMVKKR
- a CDS encoding ABC transporter ATP-binding protein, yielding MLLRTQRLTKSFGGLVAVKQVDLQIESGEILGIIGPNGAGKTTLTNLISGVFYPNEGRIYFEEKDITFIPAHLRARMGIARTFQLVRPLRDFTAFENVMVSCLFAKGDSLRQARESARKICDMVGLENPDRRLDRLTVFELKKLEIARALGCQPKLLILDEVMAGLNFEEMQSVVALVKSLRERQITICVIEHVMSVISQLTDRVVVLDRGEVIAEGPYEKVAHDPKVISAYLGEEA
- a CDS encoding ABC transporter ATP-binding protein, translating into MLKIEGLNAAYGRIRVLWDVFLEVNEKEAVGLFGPNGAGKTTLVNCVVGLLRPMSGRIIFQGRDITGMETHEIVKLGISLVPQERELFPGMTVEENLRAGANYIPHARARMNEAFDLVFTLFPILKERSRQKVGTMSGGQQRMVAVARALMSFPKLLILDEPSVGLQPSIVSELFSKLREIKDYGVSILLIEQNVKQGLKVVERGYVLENGRIVLQDSSVNLMNHGHVKKAYLGL
- the fabG gene encoding 3-oxoacyl-[acyl-carrier-protein] reductase, with translation MRLEGKVCIITGAASGIGRAASLLFAKEGATVCACDVSEQALNKLVEDAKGLPGSIDPYVLDVTNREQVFKTVEQIATKYGKIDVLVNNAGITRDALLVKMTEEEWDAVINVNLKGVFNMTQAVAPYMIKAQKGSIINTSSVVGIYGNIGQTNYAATKGGVIAMTKTWAKELARKGAQIRVNAVAPGFIRTPMTEKVPEKVIEAVLSRTPLGRMGEPEEVAYVYLFLASDESSFVTGQVIGVDGGLTF
- a CDS encoding ABC transporter substrate-binding protein, producing MKKALVALMLLTALFVFAEVGVYPDKIVVGTFQALSGPYAVIGQEMSKGLLAYFNWVNKNGGVYGRKIELIIADDQLNPTKTVVEVKRLVESDKVFAIVGGLGTYGCLAVMDYLEQNKVPFVYQGAGTSLLVVPPKRYIFGVQPDYTLEGQLIAKFLVENLKKKKIGVIYMANDVGKEGLAAVKMRLEKYGMKPALEIAYNPLETDYSALAIDVLNVSPDAIVIYGFITDTVRWIKTLRDYGIGADIVTTYANADPSFINLAGKYAEGVYLTGWVPLPTPDRPEFVRDYQRAVAIFQESYPNQIMSSYAVAGFIAAEVFVAGLVKAGPDLTREKLVETLETFKNWNGILAKDITWGPGLRRGKSTMYFMKIENGVFTPVTDLIGLD